The following proteins are encoded in a genomic region of Bosea beijingensis:
- a CDS encoding ABC transporter ATP-binding protein, translating into MNGSTSTPVLQAEDLSLFLRTHQGGHLKIVDGVTFTIGKGDFYAVVGESGSGKTVLGRSIMRLFPPAMLRMEGKLSLNGVDLVSAPSAQVQTMRGRVVSMIFQEPMTSLNPLMTVERQIAEALAVAGEGSRRERSERVLDLLASVQFADPKSVRSMYPHELSGGMRQRAMIAMALANNPALLIADEPTTALDVTIQQEIMQLLLRLRDQHALSILFISHDLSLVRRYADRIGVLYGGVLMESGPADQLIDHPTHPYSRALVDCIPRRREGGRRQAGIEGQVPGVANWFEGCRFAPRCPRVQDDCRRGEIPLRTTKTAQAARCLYPQ; encoded by the coding sequence ATGAACGGTTCAACTTCAACACCGGTGCTGCAGGCCGAGGATCTCTCGCTGTTCCTGCGCACGCATCAGGGCGGGCATCTGAAGATCGTCGACGGCGTGACGTTCACGATCGGCAAGGGCGACTTCTACGCCGTCGTCGGAGAAAGCGGCTCAGGCAAGACTGTGCTTGGACGCTCGATCATGAGGTTGTTTCCGCCGGCCATGCTGCGCATGGAGGGGAAGCTGTCCCTGAACGGCGTGGACCTGGTGTCGGCGCCTTCGGCCCAGGTCCAGACGATGCGCGGTCGTGTGGTCAGCATGATCTTCCAGGAGCCCATGACCTCGCTCAACCCGTTGATGACGGTCGAGCGGCAGATCGCCGAGGCCCTCGCCGTCGCGGGCGAAGGCAGCAGACGCGAACGCAGCGAGCGGGTCCTCGACCTTCTTGCGAGCGTCCAGTTCGCCGATCCGAAGAGCGTGCGCTCCATGTATCCCCATGAGCTCAGCGGCGGCATGCGTCAGCGCGCGATGATCGCTATGGCACTGGCCAACAATCCCGCCCTGCTCATCGCGGACGAGCCGACGACGGCGCTCGACGTCACGATCCAGCAGGAGATCATGCAGCTATTGTTGCGCCTGCGCGATCAGCATGCGCTCTCTATCCTGTTCATCTCCCACGATCTTTCTCTGGTGCGCCGATACGCGGATCGCATCGGCGTTCTCTATGGCGGCGTTCTGATGGAGAGCGGCCCCGCGGACCAGTTGATCGACCACCCGACACACCCCTATTCGCGCGCGCTCGTCGATTGCATCCCGCGTCGGCGCGAAGGCGGGCGGCGCCAGGCCGGCATCGAGGGCCAGGTGCCTGGGGTGGCCAACTGGTTTGAGGGCTGCCGCTTCGCTCCGCGTTGCCCTCGCGTCCAGGACGATTGCCGCCGCGGCGAGATTCCGCTGCGGACAACCAAGACTGCGCAGGCGGCCCGATGCCTTTATCCACAATGA
- a CDS encoding M20/M25/M40 family metallo-hydrolase, with protein MTVREQVLRRARGYIDDGSFLRQLADLVAYQTESHPPGRKKELERYCAEGLGPIVSKLGFSVEILPNPLEEHGPVLLATRHEGDGLPTILIYGHGDVVRAMPERWRADLDPWKLKVEGDRVYGRGVVDNKGQHLLAIEALRAILEEKGSLGFNAKIFVETGEEAGSPGLKAFLERHRERCAADVFIALDGPRQSMQVPDITLGTRGGLAVDLIVDLREGSHHSGHWGGLLKDPAVILAHAISTIISRDGRILVPGWTPKSVPESVTRASRAVVIEDAPGALKPDEGWGEPGLSRTEKIYAWSSAIVLASVSGQPEAPVPAVSGFAKARIQLRHTVDVDAAEVAPALKRHLAEQGFTEVEVRPVVERDMFPPSRTDPDDRWVRRVAESMETTVGRPPNLIPNIGASGPSEFFKQTLGVPILWIPQSYGGCGQHGPDEHGLLSLFHDGLGIMAGVFWDIGAETTAKSAGNSG; from the coding sequence ATGACGGTACGCGAACAGGTCCTGCGCCGCGCACGCGGGTATATCGACGATGGCAGCTTCCTGCGGCAGCTTGCAGATCTGGTGGCGTATCAGACTGAGAGCCATCCTCCCGGCAGAAAGAAGGAACTGGAACGCTACTGCGCCGAGGGCTTGGGACCGATCGTCTCGAAACTCGGCTTCTCGGTCGAAATCCTGCCAAACCCGTTGGAGGAACACGGGCCCGTCCTCCTCGCGACGCGACATGAGGGCGATGGCCTGCCCACCATCCTGATCTACGGCCATGGCGACGTCGTTCGGGCCATGCCGGAGCGTTGGCGTGCGGATCTCGATCCATGGAAGCTGAAGGTCGAGGGCGACCGTGTTTATGGCCGCGGCGTCGTCGACAACAAGGGCCAGCACCTGCTGGCGATCGAGGCGCTGCGTGCAATCCTGGAAGAAAAAGGATCGCTCGGTTTCAACGCCAAGATCTTCGTCGAAACAGGAGAGGAGGCTGGCTCGCCGGGTCTGAAGGCGTTCCTGGAGCGCCATCGCGAACGCTGCGCCGCCGATGTGTTCATCGCGCTCGACGGTCCGCGTCAGAGCATGCAGGTTCCGGACATAACGCTCGGCACGCGGGGAGGGCTGGCGGTCGATCTGATCGTCGATCTACGCGAGGGATCGCATCATTCCGGCCACTGGGGCGGGCTGCTCAAGGACCCCGCCGTGATCCTGGCGCATGCGATCTCGACGATTATCTCGCGCGATGGCCGGATCCTGGTTCCAGGATGGACGCCGAAGTCGGTGCCGGAATCGGTCACACGGGCCAGCCGCGCCGTCGTGATCGAAGATGCGCCCGGCGCTCTGAAGCCTGACGAGGGCTGGGGAGAGCCTGGTCTCTCTCGCACCGAAAAGATCTATGCCTGGAGCAGCGCCATCGTGCTGGCCTCCGTCAGTGGTCAGCCGGAGGCGCCGGTGCCGGCGGTTTCAGGGTTTGCCAAGGCGCGCATTCAGCTCAGGCACACGGTCGATGTCGACGCTGCCGAAGTCGCGCCGGCGTTGAAGCGACATCTGGCGGAGCAGGGCTTCACCGAGGTCGAGGTGCGGCCGGTAGTGGAGCGGGACATGTTTCCGCCCTCGCGTACGGATCCCGATGATCGTTGGGTTCGCCGTGTGGCGGAATCGATGGAGACGACCGTCGGGCGCCCGCCGAACCTCATCCCCAACATCGGGGCTTCGGGACCGTCGGAGTTCTTCAAGCAGACGCTCGGCGTGCCGATTCTCTGGATCCCGCAGTCCTATGGAGGCTGTGGTCAGCATGGCCCGGATGAACACGGGTTGCTCTCGCTGTTCCATGACGGGCTAGGGATCATGGCTGGTGTCTTCTGGGACATCGGAGCTGAAACGACAGCGAAGTCCGCTGGCAACTCCGGCTGA
- a CDS encoding ABC transporter permease → MQPWRFLEIKFVIGTICLGAIVLLALLGGLVAGHDPNEQNLMFALEPPFGIESGYYLGTDHLGRDLLARMTSGARISLAIAGSVVVLSGVVGVLIGALSGYLAGARDAVIQKVVETFWAFPPILLAIAILAFFGPSLGNVIIALTIQRWIPYCRIARAQALMLRSREYISAAKIMGGGTGWILRHHVLPNLLASAIIIATFTMATAILAESSLSFLGLGVPPNVPTWGGMLAEGRSYITRAWWLAVLPGLGIFLTVLGLNLLGDWLRDQLDPKAALNLS, encoded by the coding sequence ATGCAGCCCTGGCGCTTTCTCGAGATCAAGTTCGTCATCGGCACCATCTGCCTGGGAGCGATCGTTCTGCTCGCACTCCTTGGCGGCCTCGTCGCCGGACATGATCCCAACGAGCAGAACCTCATGTTTGCGCTCGAGCCGCCATTCGGCATCGAGAGCGGCTATTATCTGGGAACGGACCATCTTGGCCGCGATCTGTTGGCACGGATGACCTCTGGCGCACGCATTTCCCTAGCGATCGCCGGGTCGGTCGTCGTGCTGTCGGGGGTCGTTGGGGTGTTGATCGGAGCGCTGTCGGGCTATCTCGCCGGTGCGCGCGACGCGGTCATCCAGAAGGTCGTCGAGACGTTCTGGGCATTTCCGCCAATCCTGCTGGCGATCGCGATCCTCGCGTTCTTCGGGCCGAGCCTGGGCAACGTCATCATCGCGCTCACGATCCAGCGCTGGATTCCCTATTGCCGGATAGCCCGCGCGCAGGCGCTCATGCTCCGCTCCCGGGAATACATCTCGGCAGCAAAGATCATGGGCGGCGGCACCGGCTGGATCCTGCGTCACCATGTGCTGCCGAACCTGCTAGCTTCGGCGATCATCATCGCCACTTTCACGATGGCCACCGCAATCCTGGCGGAATCGAGCCTGAGCTTCTTGGGTTTGGGCGTGCCTCCGAACGTCCCGACTTGGGGCGGCATGCTCGCGGAGGGCCGCTCCTACATCACACGCGCATGGTGGCTGGCCGTCCTACCCGGCCTCGGCATCTTCCTCACCGTGCTTGGCCTCAACCTGCTTGGAGATTGGCTGCGCGATCAGCTCGATCCCAAGGCCGCACTAAACCTGTCGTGA
- a CDS encoding ABC transporter ATP-binding protein, whose product MTFDHPVLRAEGLSKTYAGRGGLFSSKPGVTALTDVSFEVPRGEILGIVGESGCGKSTLARIIVGLEQASGGRLASEDRPLVDVAARISLPAASRQIQMVFQDPYSSLNPRMTVADVISEGLRIAGERNKRVLAERVREMLQLVGLPGEAGSRYPFQFSGGQRQRIGIARALITDPRLLIADEAVSALDVSVQMQILNLLLDIRDRLGLTILFISHDIGVIDYLCDKVIVLAHGRVVESGAASAVISNPEHAYTRKLIQAVPRMAG is encoded by the coding sequence ATGACCTTCGACCATCCGGTGCTGCGTGCCGAAGGTCTCAGCAAGACCTATGCAGGGCGCGGCGGCCTGTTTAGCAGCAAGCCCGGCGTGACGGCTCTGACCGACGTCTCATTCGAGGTCCCGCGGGGCGAGATCCTGGGCATCGTCGGGGAATCCGGCTGCGGAAAATCAACCCTCGCGCGGATCATCGTCGGACTCGAGCAGGCAAGTGGCGGGCGCCTGGCCTCGGAGGACCGGCCATTGGTGGACGTCGCAGCGCGTATTTCGCTGCCTGCCGCCTCCCGTCAGATCCAGATGGTGTTTCAGGATCCATACTCGTCTCTCAATCCGCGGATGACCGTCGCGGACGTAATCAGCGAAGGGTTGCGTATCGCCGGCGAGCGAAACAAACGGGTACTGGCGGAGCGCGTCCGGGAGATGCTGCAGCTGGTCGGGCTGCCGGGCGAAGCCGGATCGCGCTATCCATTCCAGTTCAGCGGCGGACAGAGACAGCGCATCGGCATCGCCCGTGCACTGATTACCGACCCGCGACTGCTGATCGCAGACGAGGCGGTGTCGGCCCTCGACGTCTCTGTGCAGATGCAGATCCTCAATCTTCTGCTCGATATCCGCGACAGGCTCGGCCTGACGATCCTGTTCATCAGCCACGACATCGGCGTGATCGACTATCTCTGCGACAAGGTCATCGTCCTCGCGCACGGGCGCGTGGTCGAATCCGGCGCAGCGAGCGCCGTCATTTCCAACCCCGAACATGCTTACACGCGAAAGCTGATCCAAGCCGTCCCAAGAATGGCTGGGTGA
- a CDS encoding ABC transporter substrate-binding protein: protein MTDPTKRGPSRRTIMGAAAAALMPLPLIPTAASAQGKALTITTTGILNNVNPYAHSSIHLYYIWSQIYGSLGRYNYAAKAYEGVLAESWETVEPTRWRFKLRSDLKRHDGGPGPTSTDVVHSWRRILSDPASQQAFFLTEVDKFERVDDQTFDIVTKRPVAQLLSLLFDRFVVTSADLHEKHGANADKAAAFGWGPYKLDRFDIDRSVIVARNPSWPGMPASAPETVIYRQILEAEQRVTALLNNEAQIARLIPPQLVDRLKSNPAVKEVETGSLEWMFLGMNVKIKPFDDPRVRRAVAHAINADLIVKRLLFGLADPMQGAIGKHQDCFAPSAARPEYDPKKAKALLAEAGFPDGFDVEFATANGRYVSDRQVGEALAQMLRQVGIRAKLNTPDYANFTNDIRQGKLPLYYTGRSAANDQLEALAQYFETGGSRRTNYSDPEADRLFREVRAAFDTKVQCDLQRSLSDKLSQDSPVVFLWTHRLVNGVRSNINWPADATGEPWLTDITVS from the coding sequence ATGACCGACCCGACCAAGCGCGGCCCGTCGAGGCGCACCATCATGGGAGCGGCCGCGGCCGCACTGATGCCGCTGCCGCTGATCCCGACCGCTGCCTCCGCACAGGGCAAGGCGCTCACGATCACGACGACGGGCATCCTGAACAACGTCAATCCCTACGCCCACTCGAGTATCCACCTCTACTATATCTGGAGCCAGATCTACGGGAGCCTCGGCCGGTACAACTACGCCGCCAAGGCCTATGAGGGCGTGCTGGCAGAGAGCTGGGAAACCGTCGAGCCGACACGCTGGCGGTTCAAGCTCAGAAGCGATCTCAAGCGCCACGACGGCGGTCCGGGCCCCACATCAACTGACGTCGTGCACTCCTGGCGGCGCATCCTGAGCGACCCAGCGAGCCAGCAGGCGTTCTTCCTCACCGAGGTCGACAAGTTCGAACGCGTCGACGATCAAACTTTCGACATCGTCACGAAGCGCCCGGTGGCGCAGCTGCTGTCGCTCCTGTTCGACCGCTTCGTGGTGACGAGTGCTGATCTTCACGAGAAGCACGGCGCAAATGCCGACAAAGCTGCCGCCTTCGGCTGGGGCCCCTATAAGCTCGACCGTTTCGACATCGATCGCAGCGTGATCGTCGCCCGCAATCCGTCATGGCCGGGTATGCCGGCCTCGGCACCGGAGACGGTGATCTATCGCCAGATTCTGGAAGCGGAGCAGCGCGTCACGGCCCTCCTCAACAATGAGGCGCAGATCGCGCGCCTCATCCCGCCGCAACTGGTCGATCGCCTGAAGTCGAACCCGGCCGTGAAAGAGGTCGAGACGGGCTCGCTGGAATGGATGTTCCTGGGCATGAACGTCAAGATCAAGCCCTTCGACGATCCGCGGGTGCGCCGGGCGGTGGCGCATGCGATCAATGCCGATCTGATCGTGAAACGGCTGCTCTTCGGGCTGGCGGATCCTATGCAGGGGGCCATAGGCAAGCATCAGGATTGCTTTGCTCCGAGCGCGGCCCGGCCCGAATATGATCCCAAGAAGGCCAAGGCGCTGCTCGCCGAGGCGGGCTTCCCCGATGGTTTCGACGTCGAGTTCGCGACCGCGAACGGGCGTTATGTCTCGGATCGGCAGGTCGGCGAAGCGTTGGCTCAGATGCTCCGGCAGGTGGGTATCAGGGCCAAGCTCAACACGCCCGATTACGCGAACTTTACCAATGACATCCGTCAGGGAAAGTTGCCGCTCTACTATACCGGCCGGTCAGCGGCCAATGACCAGCTCGAAGCTCTGGCACAGTACTTCGAGACAGGCGGTTCGCGGCGAACAAACTATTCGGATCCCGAGGCGGACCGGCTGTTCCGTGAAGTTCGAGCGGCGTTCGACACCAAGGTCCAGTGCGATCTCCAGCGGTCCTTGAGCGATAAGCTTTCGCAGGATTCGCCAGTGGTCTTTCTCTGGACGCATCGTTTGGTGAACGGGGTTCGCTCGAACATCAACTGGCCGGCGGATGCCACCGGCGAGCCTTGGCTCACGGACATCACGGTATCCTGA
- a CDS encoding GntR family transcriptional regulator, with protein sequence MNDVPSLRVVQDKVSLRERTTAVLRNAILTMRFKPGERLVERQLCLETGVSRTCIRESMRHLEAEGLVRREHNKGVVVSSITATEASEIYEVRRILEAKMLEKMIRRLDTDIVGRLEASLLRAEECIGRPFEYVSAIGDLIEVLWSGYNNDTARNLLRSIFDRISYIRVILSVSTGVDEKRTTVAILHGVLDAIKQRDVIAAQERYDHYLTRAHDTVVKIITSNSASNDRLVTQVAIG encoded by the coding sequence ATGAATGACGTGCCTTCACTGCGCGTAGTCCAGGATAAGGTCAGCTTGCGAGAACGCACCACGGCCGTGCTTCGCAACGCCATCCTTACGATGCGCTTCAAGCCTGGTGAACGCCTCGTCGAGCGGCAGCTTTGCCTTGAGACCGGCGTCAGCCGGACCTGCATTCGGGAGTCGATGCGTCACCTCGAGGCAGAGGGCCTGGTCCGCCGCGAGCACAATAAAGGCGTCGTCGTTTCAAGCATAACCGCGACTGAGGCGTCCGAGATTTACGAGGTCCGGCGGATTCTCGAAGCGAAGATGCTGGAAAAAATGATCCGGCGGCTCGACACCGACATTGTGGGGCGGCTTGAGGCTTCGCTCCTGCGTGCCGAAGAGTGCATTGGGCGCCCATTCGAGTATGTGAGTGCGATTGGCGATCTCATCGAGGTGCTTTGGAGCGGCTATAACAACGACACCGCTCGCAACCTGCTGCGATCCATTTTCGATCGCATATCCTACATCCGGGTTATCCTCAGCGTCTCCACTGGTGTTGACGAGAAGCGCACGACCGTCGCCATCCTCCATGGAGTTCTCGATGCTATCAAACAACGCGACGTCATTGCCGCTCAGGAGCGTTACGACCACTATCTCACGCGTGCACACGACACCGTAGTTAAGATCATCACATCGAACTCCGCCTCAAATGACCGCCTTGTGACCCAGGTGGCGATCGGTTGA
- a CDS encoding ABC transporter substrate-binding protein — translation MSHKSSPVFAASLIAAAIAIAAPASAQTAQRPANETLVVTTADTLVTRHPYAESSAQMYSIWCQVYGCLGRYDYAQRKFVGQLAERWEQRDEVTWRFHLRKDLVRHDGGPGPTVADVLHSYNQVMTDPQSQGRFYLSSVKEIRRVDDHTFDVVTKEPASSLLGQLFDKFTITSEEIFKTQGGVASYNTAPIGWGPYKLTNFAISDRIALERHDAYPAKVETSPRNVLFRRIPEPDQRVTALLNGEVQIARLIPPQLVGRLENVPSVEIRRAPSNEPMFIGFSVKTKPWDDPRVRRAAAMAISKDVIIQRILFGMADRLDGPVGAQQICYTTPIDQKTPYDVAGARKLLAEAGYAGGGPVVDFFTATGRYISDRQIAEAITQMLNQAGFKATLHTPEFAGLWANVRAGKAPMYYMGRGLALEPSEWLSQYFETGVTPRIGYDNPKLNELFERERKTFDIIERCKIIREISQLIETEAPGIFLWNHQYVSGVRKGVRYVPDASGEIWLPDVRL, via the coding sequence ATGTCACATAAGAGCAGCCCCGTTTTCGCAGCGAGCTTGATCGCTGCCGCCATCGCTATCGCAGCGCCCGCCTCAGCCCAAACCGCGCAACGCCCGGCCAACGAGACGCTCGTCGTCACGACTGCGGATACGCTGGTGACGCGTCACCCCTACGCCGAGAGCAGTGCCCAGATGTATTCGATCTGGTGTCAGGTCTACGGCTGCCTCGGCCGCTACGACTATGCGCAGCGCAAGTTCGTGGGCCAGCTCGCGGAACGCTGGGAGCAGCGCGATGAGGTCACCTGGCGCTTCCATCTGCGTAAGGATCTCGTCCGGCACGATGGCGGCCCCGGTCCCACCGTTGCCGACGTCCTGCATTCCTACAACCAGGTCATGACCGATCCGCAAAGCCAGGGGCGGTTCTATCTTTCGAGCGTGAAGGAAATCCGGCGCGTCGATGACCATACCTTCGACGTTGTTACGAAAGAGCCGGCGTCGTCACTGCTGGGGCAATTGTTCGACAAGTTCACGATCACCAGCGAAGAGATCTTCAAGACGCAAGGAGGCGTGGCCAGCTACAACACGGCGCCGATTGGATGGGGCCCCTACAAGCTCACAAACTTCGCCATCAGTGACCGGATCGCGCTCGAACGGCATGATGCCTATCCTGCCAAGGTCGAAACCTCTCCGCGCAACGTGCTGTTCCGGCGTATTCCCGAGCCGGACCAGCGCGTCACGGCCCTGCTGAACGGCGAGGTTCAGATCGCGCGGCTGATCCCTCCGCAATTGGTCGGCAGGCTGGAGAACGTGCCTTCCGTCGAGATCCGGCGCGCGCCCTCGAACGAGCCGATGTTCATCGGCTTCAGCGTCAAGACCAAGCCTTGGGACGACCCGCGCGTGCGGAGGGCCGCTGCGATGGCGATCAGCAAGGATGTGATCATCCAGCGTATTCTGTTTGGGATGGCGGACCGGCTCGATGGCCCGGTTGGAGCGCAGCAGATCTGCTACACGACTCCGATCGACCAAAAGACGCCGTATGACGTCGCGGGAGCACGGAAGCTTCTGGCCGAGGCCGGCTATGCAGGTGGTGGGCCAGTCGTCGACTTCTTCACCGCCACGGGCCGCTACATCTCCGATCGACAGATCGCCGAGGCGATCACCCAGATGTTGAACCAGGCCGGTTTCAAGGCAACCCTCCACACGCCGGAGTTCGCCGGGCTCTGGGCCAATGTCAGGGCGGGCAAAGCGCCCATGTACTACATGGGGCGCGGCCTTGCGCTCGAGCCGTCCGAATGGCTGTCGCAGTATTTCGAGACCGGCGTCACGCCACGCATCGGCTACGACAATCCTAAGCTGAACGAGTTGTTCGAACGCGAGCGCAAAACCTTCGACATAATCGAACGCTGCAAGATCATCCGTGAGATCAGCCAGCTGATCGAGACCGAGGCACCAGGCATCTTCCTCTGGAATCACCAGTACGTCAGCGGCGTCCGCAAGGGGGTGCGCTACGTGCCGGATGCTTCGGGCGAGATCTGGCTGCCCGACGTCCGCCTCTGA
- a CDS encoding ABC transporter permease produces MALGIFALVRLAPGDAASTLAAEDASEADIARMRAQWGLDQPVLVQFFYFLGNLARLDMGTSYRYHAPVAELIGQRLPATLELALTALLLAAVIAVPLGVATALKKGSWLDGLGSLLAVLGVSAPSFWVGILLVLLVSGHFNLLPSSGRIPLDVPIRELTGFILLDSLLQGRFDLFRQALSFIVLPAATLAFGMIGIIARISRSAVIDVGQEEFVLTAVAKGLKRREVVSRHLLPNATVPIVTIIGLELGTLISGSIVVEVVFSWPGLGSLLYAAVTARDIPLTTGIVISYTFIFIFMNILVDLIYVLVDPRLRVART; encoded by the coding sequence GTGGCACTCGGCATCTTCGCTCTCGTTAGGCTCGCGCCCGGCGACGCAGCCAGTACTCTCGCCGCCGAGGATGCGAGCGAGGCGGATATTGCTCGCATGCGCGCGCAATGGGGGCTCGACCAGCCGGTCCTGGTGCAGTTCTTCTACTTCCTGGGCAATCTCGCGCGCCTCGATATGGGCACGTCCTATCGCTACCATGCGCCCGTTGCCGAGCTGATCGGCCAACGGCTGCCCGCCACTCTCGAACTAGCTCTCACCGCCCTGCTGTTGGCTGCCGTGATCGCGGTGCCGCTCGGCGTCGCGACCGCGCTCAAGAAGGGCAGCTGGCTCGATGGTTTGGGCTCGCTTCTGGCCGTCCTCGGCGTCAGCGCTCCATCCTTCTGGGTCGGTATTCTCCTTGTGTTGCTGGTCTCGGGCCACTTCAATCTCCTGCCGTCCAGCGGCCGGATACCGCTCGACGTGCCGATCCGGGAGCTGACAGGCTTTATCCTGCTGGACAGCCTCCTTCAGGGGCGGTTCGACCTGTTCCGTCAGGCGCTGTCCTTCATCGTCCTGCCGGCCGCCACGCTGGCTTTCGGCATGATCGGTATCATCGCGCGAATTTCGCGGTCCGCCGTCATCGATGTCGGGCAGGAAGAGTTCGTGCTCACCGCGGTTGCCAAAGGATTGAAGCGCCGCGAGGTGGTCTCTCGGCACCTGCTGCCGAACGCGACGGTGCCGATCGTCACGATCATCGGCCTGGAACTTGGCACGCTGATCAGCGGTAGCATCGTCGTCGAGGTGGTGTTCTCCTGGCCGGGGCTGGGCTCGCTGCTCTATGCCGCGGTGACCGCCCGCGACATTCCGCTGACGACGGGTATCGTCATCTCCTACACATTCATCTTCATCTTCATGAACATACTGGTCGATCTGATCTACGTCCTCGTGGATCCGCGGCTGCGCGTCGCGAGGACGTGA